The proteins below are encoded in one region of Coriobacteriia bacterium:
- a CDS encoding class I tRNA ligase family protein codes for MAQDFKQTMNLPQTEFPMRANLATREPEWLAYWDEIDVYAESLANRAGAEPFVLHDGPPYANGHIHMGTAYNKVLKDLIVKYKSMRGYYAPYVPGWDCHGQPIEHMVEKKLGPEKMAKISQAKLRELCRDWAMGFVDVQRDEFKRLGV; via the coding sequence GTGGCGCAGGACTTCAAGCAGACCATGAACCTACCGCAGACCGAGTTCCCGATGCGAGCAAACCTCGCAACGCGCGAGCCGGAGTGGCTGGCCTACTGGGACGAGATCGACGTGTATGCCGAGTCGCTGGCCAACCGCGCCGGCGCCGAGCCCTTCGTGCTACACGACGGGCCCCCATACGCCAACGGGCACATCCACATGGGCACCGCCTACAACAAGGTGCTGAAGGACCTGATCGTCAAGTACAAGTCCATGCGTGGCTACTACGCGCCCTACGTCCCCGGTTGGGACTGTCACGGCCAACCGATCGAGCACATGGTGGAGAAGAAGCTCGGCCCCGAGAAGATGGCCAAGATCTCTCAGGCCAAGCTTCGCGAGTTGTGCCGAGACTGGGCCATGGGCTTCGTTGACGTGCAGCGCGACGAGTTCAAACGCCTCGGCGT
- a CDS encoding DUF167 domain-containing protein has product MARLAVHVTPRAGRDEVVGWRGSELSVRVTSAPEGGKANAAVVKVIASAMAVPKTSVSVVRGEAARHKVLDIANASDHDVAAVFGRSDESLF; this is encoded by the coding sequence ATGGCGAGGTTGGCCGTCCATGTCACGCCCCGCGCGGGCCGCGATGAGGTCGTCGGCTGGCGCGGAAGCGAGCTGTCGGTTCGCGTGACGAGCGCTCCTGAAGGCGGCAAGGCCAACGCCGCGGTCGTCAAGGTGATTGCCTCGGCGATGGCGGTGCCCAAGACTTCTGTCTCCGTCGTGCGCGGCGAGGCGGCCCGACACAAAGTGCTCGATATCGCCAACGCAAGCGATCACGACGTAGCCGCCGTGTTCGGGCGATCAGACGAGTCGCTGTTCTAG
- a CDS encoding DivIVA domain-containing protein, with product MKLTALDIHHKEFRHSLRGYSEEEVDGFLDQVADEFDRLFKENIDISEKLEQANERVRGYQSMEATLNNTLVSAQRSAEEIVAKAGVEADAMLRDAEQKSKEIVHNALQKKQTVANELVRIKHAEEEFRARYKTMLEGHLSNITEIGLPEDINVLLDDSDGLVGAVDVRPGPAYAAPSYAPAPNYASPAPAAEPAPAAPETATQWAPPVTTSEPAAPQPTGGIFDADADETTVLPLVEPPASGFVSSVSLGEMESPELPDGPVELVEPGEFELPGFDILGERERDTDIEEID from the coding sequence ATGAAGCTCACGGCCCTCGACATCCACCACAAGGAGTTCCGCCATTCACTTCGCGGCTACAGCGAGGAAGAAGTGGACGGCTTCTTGGACCAGGTGGCAGATGAGTTCGATCGACTCTTCAAGGAGAACATCGATATCTCCGAGAAGCTCGAGCAGGCCAACGAGCGCGTGCGTGGCTACCAGTCGATGGAGGCCACGCTGAACAATACGCTGGTCAGCGCCCAGCGTTCCGCCGAGGAGATCGTGGCCAAGGCCGGCGTCGAGGCTGACGCCATGCTTCGCGATGCCGAGCAGAAGTCTAAGGAGATCGTGCACAACGCGCTTCAGAAGAAGCAGACGGTCGCCAACGAACTCGTGCGTATCAAGCACGCCGAGGAGGAGTTCCGCGCTCGCTACAAGACGATGCTCGAGGGCCACCTCAGCAACATCACTGAGATCGGCCTGCCGGAGGACATCAACGTCCTGCTCGACGACTCCGACGGACTCGTCGGCGCGGTCGACGTCCGCCCGGGGCCCGCATACGCGGCGCCTTCTTACGCTCCCGCGCCCAACTATGCCTCACCTGCGCCTGCCGCAGAGCCTGCGCCCGCTGCGCCCGAGACCGCGACCCAGTGGGCACCGCCCGTGACGACCTCCGAGCCTGCGGCTCCTCAGCCGACTGGAGGCATCTTCGACGCCGACGCCGATGAGACCACGGTACTGCCGCTGGTCGAGCCGCCGGCGTCGGGCTTTGTCTCAAGCGTCTCGCTCGGCGAGATGGAGTCTCCGGAGCTACCGGATGGCCCGGTCGAGCTGGTCGAGCCGGGCGAGTTCGAACTCCCGGGCTTCGACATCCTCGGCGAGCGGGAGCGCGACACCGATATCGAGGAGATCGACTAG
- a CDS encoding YggT family protein: MSSLTIQLLNVIGVVGQFYVVLLVVYVLMSWFPMNGAFYDVYRVIGSLCEPYIALFRRFIPPMGGIDFSPWAAILVVQFVIVPVLRYLVITVVR; this comes from the coding sequence GTGAGTAGCCTGACGATTCAACTGCTGAACGTCATCGGGGTCGTCGGACAGTTCTACGTGGTGTTGCTCGTGGTATACGTGCTGATGTCATGGTTCCCGATGAACGGGGCGTTCTACGACGTCTATCGCGTCATTGGAAGCCTATGCGAACCCTACATCGCGCTGTTTCGCCGATTCATCCCACCGATGGGTGGCATCGACTTCTCGCCGTGGGCAGCGATTCTCGTCGTTCAGTTTGTTATCGTGCCAGTACTGAGATATTTAGTAATCACGGTAGTGCGCTAG
- the proC gene encoding pyrroline-5-carboxylate reductase: MTEDSLHYDGTLAVIGGGRMGEAIVGGLVRSGAVPAASITVAEPSLERRDALSAAFGVHCVADGAEALPSDTVILAVKPQVIDAVAAALSSKLAGSLIVSIAVGITCARLEAALPSGTPVVRVMPNTPALVGEGMSVVSGGTEATAAQTEIVRALFASLGRSIVLEERYQDAAAAISGSGPAYFALVVDALARGGVRQGLARDVAQALAIQTMLGTAKLLDTTGMHPEALVDGVTSPGGTTIAAVEALEARAVRSAFAEAVAAAVHRSKELGS; encoded by the coding sequence ATGACTGAGGACTCGCTACACTACGACGGCACACTCGCCGTCATCGGTGGCGGCCGTATGGGCGAGGCGATCGTCGGCGGGCTCGTGCGATCCGGCGCCGTTCCCGCCGCTTCAATCACGGTTGCCGAGCCATCTCTCGAACGCCGAGACGCGCTGAGCGCTGCTTTCGGCGTTCACTGCGTGGCCGACGGTGCCGAAGCACTCCCTTCCGACACAGTCATTCTTGCCGTCAAGCCGCAGGTCATCGACGCCGTCGCGGCCGCGCTGTCGAGCAAGCTCGCCGGCTCGCTCATTGTGTCCATCGCCGTGGGCATCACGTGTGCCCGCCTCGAGGCCGCGCTGCCGAGTGGGACCCCCGTCGTGCGCGTCATGCCCAACACGCCTGCGCTCGTGGGCGAGGGAATGTCGGTCGTCAGCGGTGGCACGGAAGCAACCGCCGCGCAGACTGAAATCGTGCGCGCGCTCTTCGCGTCGCTCGGCAGGTCGATCGTGCTCGAGGAGCGCTATCAGGATGCCGCCGCGGCCATCTCGGGCTCGGGGCCGGCGTACTTCGCGCTTGTCGTCGATGCCCTCGCGCGCGGGGGAGTACGCCAGGGACTCGCGCGCGACGTAGCTCAGGCGCTCGCGATCCAGACCATGCTGGGTACGGCAAAGCTGCTCGACACCACCGGGATGCACCCCGAGGCGCTCGTGGACGGCGTCACGAGCCCGGGTGGCACGACCATCGCCGCCGTTGAGGCGCTTGAGGCGCGAGCGGTTCGTTCGGCGTTTGCCGAAGCAGTGGCCGCAGCAGTGCATCGCTCCAAGGAGCTTGGCTCGTGA
- a CDS encoding cell division protein SepF, translating to MSLWRDLKVRLGLEDDWDDEYYEEESGGYHEPDDDDEEAFAAPASSRRDTTPPYQSPYGSGAGPGAVKRLDRGPDLDRAGVRVPSTDRGGYSSGSSLRSVPSGPSSVTPVSANMKMHIVEPKSFTEAQSIADKFKQGTPVIMNMASTTPELAKRLLDFASGLTYGLDGGLQKVSDRVFMLTPHNVDVTDADRRRLRDTGLFSVD from the coding sequence GTGAGTCTTTGGCGTGACCTGAAGGTCAGACTTGGCCTCGAGGACGACTGGGACGACGAGTACTACGAAGAGGAGTCCGGCGGCTATCACGAGCCCGACGACGATGACGAAGAGGCCTTTGCCGCTCCGGCTTCCTCTCGACGCGACACGACACCGCCTTACCAGTCCCCGTACGGCTCCGGCGCGGGTCCCGGTGCGGTCAAGCGCCTCGATCGCGGACCGGACCTCGACCGTGCCGGCGTGCGCGTGCCAAGTACCGACCGCGGCGGCTACTCGAGCGGCTCGTCGCTTCGCAGCGTGCCGTCGGGTCCTTCATCCGTGACGCCTGTCTCGGCGAACATGAAGATGCACATCGTCGAGCCCAAGAGCTTCACAGAGGCGCAGAGCATCGCCGACAAGTTCAAGCAGGGGACTCCGGTCATCATGAACATGGCGTCGACCACGCCTGAACTCGCTAAGCGCCTTCTCGACTTTGCATCCGGCCTGACGTACGGGCTCGATGGTGGTCTGCAGAAGGTCTCGGACCGCGTGTTCATGCTCACGCCGCACAACGTCGACGTCACAGACGCCGATCGCCGTCGCCTTCGCGATACCGGCCTGTTCTCGGTCGACTAG
- a CDS encoding YggS family pyridoxal phosphate-dependent enzyme: MNTVASKYEAVRRQVADAADCVGRNPDEILIVAVTKTHGVDVIRQACEAGISEFGENRVQEFLGKCGLFPTANWHFIGTLQTNKAKDVVGKACLIHSVDSGKLLAEISKRAEAIGVVQPVLLEVNISGEESKHGLAPADVRETLIEASHLPGVAVKGLMTMAPFGRPEDARWVFRELRELRDSLREMPLNGVELDELSMGMSNDFRVAVEEGATIVRVGGAIFGR; encoded by the coding sequence GTGAACACGGTCGCCTCTAAATACGAGGCGGTCCGTCGTCAGGTCGCCGACGCCGCCGACTGCGTTGGGAGAAACCCCGACGAGATCCTGATCGTCGCCGTCACCAAGACGCACGGAGTCGATGTCATCCGGCAGGCCTGCGAGGCCGGAATATCGGAGTTCGGCGAGAACCGGGTCCAGGAGTTCTTGGGCAAGTGCGGCTTGTTTCCGACGGCCAACTGGCACTTCATCGGCACGTTGCAGACGAACAAAGCCAAAGACGTCGTCGGGAAGGCCTGCCTCATCCACTCGGTCGACTCGGGCAAGCTGCTCGCCGAGATCTCGAAGCGGGCCGAGGCGATCGGGGTCGTGCAGCCAGTCCTGCTCGAGGTGAACATCTCGGGCGAGGAGTCGAAGCATGGTCTGGCGCCCGCCGACGTTCGAGAGACCCTGATCGAGGCCTCGCATCTGCCGGGAGTTGCCGTGAAGGGCCTGATGACGATGGCGCCGTTTGGCCGACCGGAGGATGCACGCTGGGTGTTCCGCGAGCTACGAGAGCTGCGCGACTCGCTGCGGGAGATGCCGCTGAATGGTGTAGAGTTAGACGAGCTTTCGATGGGCATGAGTAATGACTTTCGTGTGGCCGTCGAAGAGGGGGCAACCATCGTTCGCGTTGGTGGCGCCATCTTCGGCCGATAG
- the phoU gene encoding phosphate signaling complex protein PhoU, translated as MREQFRQELRAIHAEVVGILDTVTESTREGVSALITGDEDRATIVIDGDAALDDRCAQVEERVIETIATQSPVARDLRLLQSLAYMAIRLERMADLATNIAKAARRTAGRRGPQTLYDLIQAQGNLVYRVLDATREALDKRDLELARKLPELDEPIDHLYKQFFRELARLKDEEDIEWASQMVLASRYLERIADNAVDIGERIAYLITGERELHSEPVQTPAAE; from the coding sequence ATGCGCGAACAATTCCGCCAGGAGCTCAGAGCCATTCATGCCGAGGTAGTAGGCATTCTCGACACCGTCACAGAGTCGACGCGTGAGGGCGTCAGTGCCCTGATCACCGGCGACGAGGACCGGGCGACCATCGTGATCGACGGCGACGCGGCCCTCGACGACCGGTGCGCCCAAGTCGAAGAGCGCGTCATCGAGACGATCGCAACCCAGTCACCCGTCGCGCGTGACCTGCGCCTGCTGCAGTCGCTGGCGTACATGGCGATTCGGCTCGAGCGTATGGCCGATCTTGCGACCAACATCGCGAAGGCTGCGCGCCGTACCGCGGGACGCCGCGGCCCTCAGACGCTCTACGACCTGATTCAGGCCCAGGGCAACCTCGTCTATCGAGTGCTCGATGCGACACGAGAGGCGCTGGACAAGCGCGACCTCGAACTCGCCCGCAAGCTCCCCGAGCTCGACGAGCCGATCGACCACCTCTACAAGCAGTTCTTCCGCGAGCTTGCACGCCTCAAGGATGAAGAGGACATCGAGTGGGCATCGCAGATGGTGCTCGCCAGCCGCTATCTCGAGCGAATCGCCGACAACGCCGTGGATATCGGCGAGCGGATTGCGTATCTGATCACCGGCGAGCGCGAGTTGCACAGCGAGCCGGTTCAGACCCCGGCCGCGGAGTAG
- the pstB gene encoding phosphate ABC transporter ATP-binding protein PstB, translating to MAVQLRTGAPQIAATPAKVRVKELNFWYGDFNALTSITVDIASHATTAFIGPSGCGKSTFLRCINRMNDLIPGTRVEGLMALDGADIYGPGVDPVDLRRRVGMIFQQPNPFPQSIYDNVAYGPRLQGMRKKSELDAIVEDSLKRANLWKEVKDILGKNGLALSGGQQQRLCIARVLAVEPEVLLMDEPCSAIDPTSVQKIEDLMAELKDTVTIVIVTHNMQQAARVSDYTAFFLQEVAGEPAVMVEFGRTNELFTSPSDKRTEDYITGRFG from the coding sequence ATGGCAGTGCAACTCAGGACGGGCGCCCCACAGATTGCAGCGACGCCGGCCAAAGTCCGGGTGAAGGAACTGAACTTCTGGTACGGCGACTTCAACGCGCTGACGAGCATCACTGTCGACATCGCGAGTCACGCTACTACCGCGTTTATCGGACCGTCAGGCTGCGGCAAGTCGACGTTTCTGCGCTGTATCAACCGCATGAACGACCTGATTCCCGGCACGCGTGTTGAAGGGCTCATGGCGCTTGATGGCGCCGACATATACGGCCCCGGCGTCGATCCGGTCGATCTTCGCCGCCGAGTCGGGATGATCTTTCAGCAGCCCAACCCATTCCCGCAGTCGATTTACGACAACGTGGCCTACGGGCCGCGCCTGCAAGGGATGCGCAAGAAGTCCGAGCTGGACGCGATCGTCGAGGACTCGCTGAAGCGAGCCAACCTCTGGAAAGAGGTCAAGGACATCCTGGGCAAGAACGGGTTGGCGCTTTCGGGTGGTCAGCAGCAGCGGCTGTGTATAGCGCGTGTGCTTGCGGTCGAGCCCGAGGTGCTACTGATGGACGAGCCGTGCTCGGCGATCGACCCCACCAGCGTCCAAAAGATCGAGGACCTGATGGCCGAGCTCAAGGACACGGTGACGATCGTCATCGTCACGCACAACATGCAGCAGGCAGCTCGCGTGAGCGACTACACCGCGTTCTTCCTGCAGGAAGTGGCGGGTGAGCCCGCGGTCATGGTCGAGTTTGGACGCACGAACGAGCTGTTCACGAGCCCGAGCGACAAGCGCACCGAGGACTACATCACCGGCCGATTCGGCTAG
- the pstA gene encoding phosphate ABC transporter permease PstA — protein MNKRITNSLAIGMLWAAAGITVATLGALLLYVFVNGISVISPAFIFTWPHGVNSEGGIWPTIVSTVYVTALAMVISTPIAVLAAVYLAEYAKQGRVVDTIRFAADSLASVPSIVMGLFGFALFVETMHLGLSMISAALALSLLMLPIIMRATEEAIRSVPKYMRWGSYGLGATKWQTVSKIVLPAAAPRIITGIVLAMGRAVGETAVVLYTMGQAVNLPISPLDSGRPMTVHLYLLAVDGINLPTAFGTALLLIVMILGFNLGARLILRGSRKV, from the coding sequence ATGAACAAGCGGATCACGAACTCGCTGGCCATCGGAATGCTTTGGGCCGCCGCCGGAATCACCGTCGCGACGCTCGGCGCGTTGCTGCTCTACGTCTTTGTCAACGGCATCAGCGTGATCTCGCCGGCGTTCATCTTCACCTGGCCTCACGGCGTCAACTCGGAGGGCGGTATCTGGCCGACCATCGTGTCGACGGTCTATGTCACAGCGCTGGCGATGGTCATCAGCACGCCCATCGCGGTACTCGCAGCTGTCTACCTGGCCGAGTACGCCAAGCAGGGCCGTGTCGTAGACACCATCCGGTTTGCAGCCGACTCTCTCGCGAGCGTGCCCTCGATCGTCATGGGTCTCTTTGGCTTCGCTTTGTTCGTGGAGACGATGCACTTGGGGTTGTCGATGATCTCGGCGGCGCTGGCGCTGTCTCTGCTCATGCTCCCAATCATCATGCGCGCTACCGAAGAGGCGATTCGGTCGGTGCCGAAGTACATGCGCTGGGGCTCGTACGGCTTAGGCGCCACGAAGTGGCAGACGGTGAGCAAGATCGTCTTGCCGGCGGCCGCGCCGCGCATCATCACCGGCATCGTGTTGGCGATGGGCCGGGCCGTGGGAGAGACGGCCGTTGTGCTCTACACGATGGGCCAGGCAGTCAACCTCCCGATCTCACCGCTCGACTCGGGGCGGCCGATGACCGTCCACCTGTACCTGCTCGCCGTGGACGGCATCAACCTGCCCACCGCATTCGGCACGGCCCTTCTTCTCATCGTGATGATCCTCGGATTCAACCTGGGCGCGCGGCTCATCCTGCGCGGTTCTCGGAAGGTGTGA
- the pstC gene encoding phosphate ABC transporter permease subunit PstC yields the protein MTDKVTTPRTHGALQLVSRATYVREWLLAALFFICAFFFVLAVGLIFIFVGVKAWPIVTDYGIFKFIGGTVWSSASNSYGILPLIAGSFLVTLGALALGTPLAVGTAVFLSDVASDRVRSFVRPAVELLAGIPSVVYGFFGIVLLRAVVAKFTGTLGFGAFTAWIVLAIMIVPTIAALSEDALRSVPEGIREASYAMGATQWQTIYKVVVPAAKIGIVDAIILGMGRAIGETMAVLMVVGNAPVFPRGIFAPLSTMTTQIVMDMPYAVGLHRTALFAIAAMLFLFSMLLVASVRLLSRMRG from the coding sequence ATGACCGACAAGGTCACCACGCCGCGCACGCACGGCGCTCTCCAACTTGTCTCGCGCGCGACGTACGTTCGCGAGTGGCTGCTCGCAGCGCTGTTCTTCATCTGCGCATTCTTCTTCGTGCTGGCCGTCGGGCTCATCTTCATCTTCGTCGGCGTCAAAGCGTGGCCGATCGTCACGGACTACGGCATCTTCAAGTTCATCGGCGGCACCGTCTGGTCCTCGGCTTCCAACAGCTACGGCATCCTGCCGCTGATCGCCGGCTCCTTCCTGGTGACGCTCGGTGCGCTCGCGCTGGGCACGCCACTGGCGGTCGGGACGGCGGTATTCCTTTCGGACGTGGCGTCCGACCGCGTGCGCTCGTTCGTTCGCCCAGCGGTCGAGTTGCTCGCAGGCATCCCCTCGGTGGTCTACGGGTTCTTCGGCATCGTGTTGTTGCGTGCCGTCGTCGCCAAGTTCACGGGCACCCTGGGCTTTGGCGCCTTCACCGCCTGGATAGTCTTGGCCATCATGATCGTGCCAACGATTGCGGCGCTGTCCGAAGACGCACTGCGATCGGTGCCTGAGGGGATACGCGAGGCCTCGTACGCGATGGGCGCGACGCAGTGGCAGACGATCTACAAGGTGGTCGTTCCAGCGGCCAAGATCGGAATCGTGGACGCGATCATCCTCGGCATGGGTCGTGCGATCGGCGAGACCATGGCTGTTCTGATGGTCGTTGGCAACGCACCGGTGTTTCCTCGCGGCATCTTCGCGCCGCTCTCGACGATGACGACGCAGATCGTAATGGACATGCCCTACGCCGTCGGGCTGCACCGCACCGCGTTGTTCGCCATTGCTGCGATGCTCTTCTTGTTCTCGATGCTTCTGGTCGCCTCCGTGCGACTGCTCTCCAGGATGAGGGGCTAG
- a CDS encoding phosphate ABC transporter substrate-binding protein: MHSLRLVASLLLVALLALGLGGCSRSSAQSKKLNVSGSTTILPIAEESADAFKAIHPDVTVLVSGLGSSAGIEAVSAGTAEIGTSSRELAPEEKSNGLVDFPIAYDGIAVIVNPDNPVSGLSLQQLRDIFSGKIKNWSQVGGGNLTIDLVNRDDGSGTRDAFQKLVMKDAKFDPAATVLPGTGQVRDVVARAPGAIGYISLGFVKPRFSSVSVKALAVDGIVPSEKSVADKTYPVGRVLHFFTKGKPTGLTKEFVDFVLSGKIQKGVVVDAGFIPIAEGGAR, translated from the coding sequence TTGCATTCTCTGAGACTGGTCGCGTCGCTTCTCTTGGTGGCGCTCCTCGCGCTGGGGCTCGGCGGCTGCTCCAGATCCTCGGCACAGTCCAAGAAGCTCAACGTCAGCGGGTCGACCACGATTCTCCCGATTGCGGAGGAGTCGGCCGACGCTTTCAAGGCAATCCATCCGGATGTGACGGTGCTGGTCTCGGGCCTGGGTTCCTCGGCGGGTATCGAGGCTGTCTCGGCAGGAACCGCCGAGATCGGGACCTCCTCGCGTGAACTGGCGCCGGAAGAGAAGAGCAACGGACTCGTGGACTTTCCAATCGCCTACGACGGCATCGCGGTCATCGTGAACCCCGACAATCCCGTCAGCGGGCTCTCACTCCAGCAGCTGCGCGACATCTTCTCGGGCAAGATCAAGAACTGGTCTCAGGTGGGCGGCGGCAACCTCACCATCGATCTCGTGAACCGTGACGATGGATCGGGCACCAGAGACGCGTTCCAAAAGCTCGTCATGAAGGACGCCAAGTTCGACCCAGCCGCCACGGTTCTGCCCGGTACGGGCCAAGTGCGCGACGTCGTTGCACGGGCGCCGGGAGCGATCGGCTACATCTCGCTGGGCTTCGTCAAGCCGCGCTTCTCTAGCGTCAGCGTCAAGGCGCTTGCCGTAGACGGCATCGTCCCAAGCGAAAAGAGCGTTGCCGACAAGACGTATCCCGTCGGGCGGGTGCTGCACTTCTTCACGAAAGGCAAGCCGACCGGCCTGACAAAGGAGTTCGTGGACTTCGTGCTCTCCGGCAAGATCCAGAAGGGCGTCGTGGTCGACGCTGGCTTCATCCCTATCGCCGAGGGCGGTGCGCGATGA
- a CDS encoding polyphenol oxidase family protein, with protein MSEDHIPNLVRVERGSVAFWTDTVLRQAGVLVAFSERSGGVSKPPFASLNFAGHVGDDPAAVDENRSLFLRALDIAELRGSLTMGRSAQADGIAIVGHDEVGAGAFVSSGKPAVNGVDCLITSLPRIPLLQSYADCVPIVVVAPGPVVAFVHAGWRGALASLPGKAVARIAQVASCDVAEIHAYVGAHIRDCHYEIDGQLMSQFVNTFGTFARAESGGLDLDAVVSASLERAGVTRCNIARLGMCTAETTDRFFSHRAEGGLTGRHAALVCIL; from the coding sequence TTGAGCGAGGACCACATCCCGAATCTGGTTCGCGTTGAGCGGGGATCTGTCGCGTTCTGGACCGACACCGTGCTTCGGCAGGCGGGCGTCTTGGTCGCCTTCAGCGAACGGAGCGGGGGTGTGAGCAAGCCGCCTTTCGCATCGCTTAACTTCGCCGGCCATGTGGGCGACGATCCGGCCGCCGTCGATGAGAACCGCTCGCTGTTCCTTCGGGCGTTGGACATCGCTGAGCTGCGCGGGAGCCTGACGATGGGTCGCTCGGCTCAGGCCGATGGTATCGCGATCGTTGGACACGACGAGGTCGGGGCGGGCGCGTTTGTGTCCAGCGGCAAGCCCGCTGTCAACGGGGTCGACTGCCTGATCACGTCGCTGCCGCGCATCCCGTTGCTGCAGTCCTACGCCGACTGCGTCCCCATCGTGGTTGTTGCTCCCGGGCCGGTCGTTGCGTTTGTCCACGCGGGATGGCGTGGCGCGCTTGCCTCGCTGCCGGGGAAGGCCGTGGCGCGAATCGCCCAGGTCGCCTCCTGTGACGTTGCTGAGATTCACGCCTATGTGGGCGCACACATCCGTGACTGCCACTACGAGATTGACGGCCAGTTGATGTCGCAATTCGTTAACACCTTTGGTACATTTGCGCGGGCCGAATCGGGGGGACTTGACCTCGATGCCGTCGTGTCCGCGAGCCTTGAACGCGCAGGAGTCACAAGGTGCAACATCGCACGTCTCGGGATGTGTACCGCCGAGACCACCGATCGTTTCTTCTCTCACCGTGCCGAAGGCGGCCTGACGGGGCGTCACGCGGCCCTCGTTTGCATTCTCTGA
- the ftsZ gene encoding cell division protein FtsZ, which produces MLDTGANYLAVIKVVGVGGGGTNAINRMVEAGVKGVEFIAVNTDAQALLMSDADYKVHVGVNLTKGLGAGADPDVGFQAAEENRGEIKEALQGADMVFVTAGEGGGTGTGAAPVIAQIAKEEIGALTVGVVTRPFAFEGRKRALQAEDGIKRLSDVVDTLIIIPNDRLLQVADKKTSILDAFRIADDILRQGTQGITDLITVPGLINLDFADVRTIMQDAGSALMGIGLATGDNRAHDAAKAAISSPLLESSIQGANGVLLSICGGSDLGLFEVNEAAEVVATAAAPEANIIFGAVIDDSMMDQIRVTVIATGFDGTRRKQETMSFAAAEEEEGGGTQFMPTFEPIGEDELDIPAFLKKRTF; this is translated from the coding sequence ATGCTCGATACAGGTGCCAACTACTTGGCAGTGATCAAAGTCGTCGGAGTCGGCGGCGGCGGTACCAACGCCATCAACCGTATGGTCGAGGCTGGCGTCAAGGGCGTGGAGTTCATCGCTGTGAACACCGACGCGCAGGCGCTTCTCATGTCCGATGCGGACTACAAGGTTCATGTCGGCGTGAATCTCACTAAGGGGCTTGGCGCGGGCGCAGACCCTGACGTCGGCTTCCAGGCCGCCGAGGAGAACCGCGGCGAGATCAAAGAGGCACTTCAGGGCGCCGACATGGTCTTCGTAACCGCGGGCGAGGGTGGCGGTACGGGAACGGGCGCTGCCCCCGTGATCGCCCAAATCGCCAAGGAGGAGATCGGCGCGCTGACGGTGGGTGTTGTCACGCGTCCGTTCGCGTTCGAGGGCCGCAAGCGCGCTCTGCAGGCTGAGGACGGCATCAAGCGTCTGAGCGACGTGGTCGACACGCTCATCATCATTCCGAACGACCGCCTCTTGCAGGTTGCCGACAAGAAGACGTCGATTCTGGACGCCTTCCGGATCGCCGACGACATCCTGCGTCAGGGCACGCAGGGCATCACCGACCTCATCACCGTGCCAGGACTGATCAACTTGGACTTCGCAGACGTCCGCACGATCATGCAAGATGCCGGCTCGGCGCTCATGGGGATCGGTCTCGCCACTGGCGACAACCGCGCCCACGACGCAGCCAAGGCTGCTATCTCGAGTCCGCTGCTTGAGTCCTCGATTCAGGGGGCCAACGGCGTCCTGCTGTCCATCTGCGGCGGAAGCGACTTGGGTCTCTTCGAGGTCAACGAGGCGGCCGAGGTCGTCGCGACGGCCGCGGCCCCGGAGGCCAACATCATCTTCGGCGCCGTCATCGACGACTCGATGATGGACCAGATTCGAGTCACAGTGATCGCGACTGGCTTTGATGGAACGCGCCGCAAGCAAGAGACCATGTCGTTTGCGGCGGCCGAGGAAGAGGAGGGCGGCGGGACGCAGTTCATGCCCACCTTCGAGCCCATCGGCGAAGACGAGCTCGATATCCCAGCGTTCCTGAAGAAGCGGACGTTTTAG